A genomic segment from Polyangium mundeleinium encodes:
- a CDS encoding 2-hydroxychromene-2-carboxylate isomerase: MHTVRFYFDVISPYVWLAWTQVPEVEARTGARFDLQPVLFAGLLQANGNKGPAEIASKRVHLLQDVARWAMTLKRPYAGPPAHPFNPLKAQRMCAALDDPDARRRLAGALIVATWENGRDLMNDAELRAIADDAGLDGAALLAATEDPAVKERLRKNTEHALAEGVFGVPTFLVDDQIFWGNDRLGFLETYLGGGLRIDKSELAERLARPRAADRKNV, from the coding sequence ATGCATACCGTCCGGTTCTACTTCGACGTCATCAGCCCCTACGTTTGGCTCGCATGGACGCAGGTGCCCGAGGTCGAGGCGCGCACGGGCGCGCGCTTCGACCTCCAGCCCGTGCTGTTCGCGGGGTTGCTTCAGGCAAACGGGAACAAGGGCCCCGCGGAAATCGCGTCGAAGCGCGTCCACCTGCTGCAGGACGTGGCGCGCTGGGCGATGACGTTGAAGCGTCCCTATGCAGGTCCGCCGGCGCATCCGTTCAATCCCCTGAAGGCGCAGCGCATGTGCGCGGCCCTCGACGATCCGGACGCGCGGCGCCGCCTCGCCGGCGCGTTGATCGTCGCGACCTGGGAAAACGGCCGCGACTTGATGAACGACGCCGAGCTCCGCGCCATCGCCGACGACGCGGGCCTCGACGGCGCTGCGCTCCTCGCCGCCACCGAGGATCCCGCGGTGAAGGAGCGACTCCGGAAGAACACCGAGCACGCGCTCGCCGAGGGCGTCTTCGGCGTGCCGACGTTCCTCGTCGACGACCAGATTTTTTGGGGCAATGACCGGCTCGGGTTTCTGGAGACGTACCTCGGCGGGGGTCTTCGTATCGACAAGTCCGAGCTTGCGGAGCGCCTCGCGCGGCCGCGTGCAGCGGACCGCAAGAACGTGTAG